A genome region from Carya illinoinensis cultivar Pawnee chromosome 2, C.illinoinensisPawnee_v1, whole genome shotgun sequence includes the following:
- the LOC122300229 gene encoding kinesin-like protein KIN-12B → MKHFMQPKNPILREMHSADLPSSPSPSSAKPRPSRKTISAKENALPPDPNFIQCDSKQSPANFKSPLPPRPPSSNPLKRKLIMETVPENSVPGASDSGVKVIVRMRPPHKDRDEGDVIVQKTSSESLSINGQTFTFDSVADIEATQQDIFQLVGAPLVENCLAGFNSSVFAYGQTGSGKTYTMWGPANALLQENLSSDQQGLTPRVFEQLFARIIEEQIKHADKQLEYQCYCSFLEIYNEQITDLLDPNQRNLQVREDVKSGVYVENLKEESVRTMKDVTLLLIKGLSNRRTGATSINAESSRSHTVFTCVVESRCKSKADALSSFKTSRINLVDLAGSERQKLTGASGERLKEAGNINRSLSQLGNLINILAEVSQTGKQRHIPYRDSRLTFLLQESLGGNSKLAMVCAVSPSQCCKSETFSTLRFAQRAKAIKNKAVVNEVMKNDVNHLRKVIRQLRDELDRYKANRGYAIDSNGGHSAEWIRRSLNLLKSSLNCPVTLTHVDDDSDEEMEIDEEAVERLCVQVDKQIAYSETNNTIDLGQKNAVNLDLQLVDSEDVSFNVPRCYTSEGGCIEEHSSEDTDVSMEEGASEHDEIMFVDCADSVRNPSHSSNANALNDPNLIKENHRESNVIDGDPSWQPVEGTNILSLSLNKFQNEESPTKNVRDNSSCSVSKLNGVSSGISSAEALNDFSNGLVNCVSPPSLSILPSDVSPVLKSPIQSVSPRICDSRKSLRTSSMLTASQKDPQDDKKLGPEAAHIFKKSMRSNTLSAEKIKNFISSTEHLAASIHNGLEIIDSHRQSSALRQSSFRFSSKPTESKPVLPVEKVDMGVQTSLGDTLEEDSVVFMCTSCKNKMQLEATEADYSSNLQLVPVDGSEPADKLKKQVPKAVEKVLAGAIRRKMALEDFCAKQTSEIVKLNCLMQQYKHERECNAIIAQTREDKILRLENLMDGFLPTEEFLQEELVSLTQEHKILKEKYENHPDVLRTKINLKRVEDELEHYRNFYDMGEKEVLMEEIQILRSQLQFYVDFSSTSCRRQNLPPQLTYSCQPHLAPPLTGILESTVSAEEKLEQERIHWTEAESRWISLSEELRTELEASRSLTRKTKQELETERKCAEELKEAMQMAIERHARILVLYADLEEKHIQLLARQRMIREGIEDVKKAAAKAGVKGAESKFINALAAEISALRVEREKERRYYRDENKGLQAQLRDTAEAVQAAGELLVRLKEAEEAVVSSQKRAMEAEKETEEAHKQVDRLKKKHKKEISALNDLLMESCLPREAIRPVYDDTHIAKYDTGEAHIASDQRWREEFDSFYNGEDGELPKLTESSSWFSGYDRCNI, encoded by the exons ATGAAGCACTTCATGCAACCAAAGAACCCGATCTTGAGGGAGATGCATTCCGCGGACCTACCGTCGTCCCCCAGCCCTAGCTCGGCCAAGCCCAGGCCGTCCAGGAAGACCATATCGGCCAAGGAGAACGCCCTTCCGCCCGATCCGAACTTTATTCAGTGCGATTCGAAGCAATCTCCGGCCAATTTTAAGAGCCCTCTGCCGCCGAGGCCGCCTTCTTCGAATCCTCTCAAGCGGAAGCTCATCATGGAGACCGTGCCTGAGAATTCTGTTCCAGGGGCTTCTGATTCTGGCGTCAAG GTAATTGTTCGAATGCGACCACCACATAAGGACAGAGATGAAGGTGACGTAATAGTTCAGAAAACTTCTAGTGAGTCATTATCAATTAATGGACAAACCTTCACATTTGACTCGGTTGCTGACATTGAAGCGACACAG cAAGATATCTTCCAGCTTGTGGGAGCGCCCCTCGTTGAAAATTGTTTGGCTGGATTCAATAGTTCTGTGTTTGCCTATGGACAG ACGGGAAGTGGAAAGACTTATACTATGTGGGGTCCAGCCAATGCCTTGTTGCAAGAAAACTTATCCAGTGACCAACAGGGGTTAACCCCTCGTGTTTTTGAGCAACTCTTTGCTCGCATAATTGAG GAGCAAATCAAGCATGCTGACAAACAACTTGAGTATCAGTGTTACTGTTCTTTTCTTGAG aTTTACAATGAGCAAATCACAGATTTGTTGGATCCAAATCAAAGAAATCTCCAG GTAAGGGAGGATGTCAAATCTGGAGTCTATGTTGAAAATCTGAAAGAGGAGTCTGTTCGTACAATGAAGGATGTGACTCTACTCTTGATAAAG GGGTTGTCAAATAGGAGGACAGGTGCAACAAGTATAAATGCTGAGAGTTCCCGTTCACATACTGTTTTCACTTGTGTTGTGGAATCAAGATGTAAG AGCAAGGCAGATGCTTTAAGCAGCTTCAAAACAAGCAGAATAAATCTTGTTGATCTAGCTGGTTCAGAGCGGCAAAAGTTAACTGGTGCATCAGGAGAGCGTTTAAAGGAAGCAGGGAATATAAATCGATCGCTCTCACAGCTTGG GAATTTGATCAACATTCTTGCTGAAGTTTCTCAAACGGGAAAGCAAAGGCATATCCCCTATAGAGACTCCAGGTTGACATTCTTATTGCAGGAATCTCTTGGGGGAAATTCAAAATTAGCGATGGTCTGTGCTGTTTCTCCTTCACAATG CTGTAAGAGTGAAACTTTCAGTACGTTGAGATTTGCTCAGCGTGCTAAGGCGATTAAGAACAAGGCAGTTGTTAATGAAGTAATGAAGAATGATGTGAATCACTTAAGAAAAGTGATAAGGCAGCTAAGg GATGAACTAGATAGATATAAGGCTAACCGCGGATATGCCATTGACTCAAATGGAGGTCACTCAGCAGAATGGATCCGTAGAAGCTTGAATCTACTAAAGTCTAGCCTCAATTGTCCAGTGACATTAACCCATGTGGACGATGATAGTGATGAGGAGATGGAGATTGATGAGGAAGCTGTTGAGAGGCTCTGTGTTCAAGTGGATAAGCAAATAGCCTACAGTGAAACTAATAATACAATTGATCTGGGCCAAAAAAATGCTGTAAATTTAGATTTGCAACTTGTAGACTCTGAAGATGTAAGTTTTAATGTGCCTCGGTGCTACACATCTGAAGGTGGATGCATTGAAGAACATAGTTCTGAGGATACGGATGTTAGTATGGAAGAAGGAGCATCTGAACATGATGAAATAATGTTTGTTGACTGTGCAGATTCTGTTAGAAACCCCTCACATTCTTCTAATGCTAATGCGCTAAATGATCCTAATCTCATAAAGGAAAATCACAGAGAAAGTAATGTCATTGATGGAGATCCATCTTGGCAACCTGTGGAGGGAACAAATATTCTTAGCTTGTCTctcaataaatttcaaaatgaagAATCACCTACTAAAAATGTGAGGGATAATTCTTCCTGCTCAGTCTCCAAACTTAATGGAGTTTCTTCTGGCATCTCCAGTGCAGAAGCactgaatgatttttcaaatggcTTGGTGAATTGTGTGTCTCCTCCTAGCCTGAGCATTCTTCCATCTGATGTCTCTCCAGTACTCAAGTCTCCAATTCAAAGTGTTTCACCCAGAATCTGCGACAGCAGGAAAAGCTTGAGAACTTCATCAATGTTGACTGCTTCACAGAAAGATCCGCAAGATGATAAGAAGTTAGGCCCAGAGGCTGCTCATATTTTCAAGAAATCCATGAGATCTAATACTCTGTCTGCtgagaaaattaaaaactttatttCATCAACTGAACATTTGGCAGCAAGCATCCACAATGGCCTTGAAATTATTGATAGTCATCGCCAAAGTTCAGCTCTAAGGCAGTCATCGTTCAGGTTTTCGTCAAAACCTACAGAATCTAAGCCAGTTTTACCAGTTGAAAAAGTTGATATGGGTGTCCAAACCTCTCTTGGTGATACACTGGAAGAAGATTCAGTTGTATTTATGTGTACCAGTTGCAAGAATAAAATGCAGCTAGAGGCCACAGAGGCTGATTACAGTTCAAACCTACAGCTAGTACCTGTTGATGGCTCAGAGCCTGCTGACAAATTGAAGAAGCAAGTTCCCAAA GCAGTGGAGAAGGTATTGGCAGGAGCTATCAGGAGAAAAATGGCACTAGAAGATTTCTGTGCCAAGCAAACTTCTGAGATTGTGAAGCTTAATTGTTTG ATGCAACAATATAAGCACGAGAGGGAATGCAATGCCATAATAGCACAGACAAGGGAGGATAAAATTCTTCGCCTTGAGAACCTTATGGATGGATTTTTACCCACTGAGGAGTTCTTGCAGGAAGAGCTAGTGTCCCTCACACAGGAGCATAAG ATCTTAAAGGAAAAGTATGAAAATCATCCTGATGTTTTAAGGacaaaaatcaatttgaaaagaGTTGAAGATGAGCTGGAACATTATCGGAATTTCTATGATATGGGTGAAAAGGAAGTGTTGATGGAagagattcaaattttaagaagCCAGCTACAGTTTTACGTAGATTTTTCATCCACTTCATGTCGAAGACAAAATCTACCACCGCAATTGACTTATTCATGTCAGCCTCATTTGGCTCCACCTCTTACTGGAATTCTGGAGTCCACTGTGAGTGCTGAGGAGAAACTTGAACAGGAAAGAATTCATTGGACTGAGGCAGAGAGCAGATGGATTTCTCTTTCAGAAGAATTGAGAACTGAACTTGAAGCTAGCAGGTCACTAACCAGAAAGACAAAGCAAGAACTAGAAACTGAGAGGAAATGTGCTGAAGAGCTGAAGGAAGCAATGCAGATGGCTATAGAGCGGCATGCACGCATTTTGGTACTCTATGCAGATTTGGAAGAGAAACATATTCAGTTGCTTGCAAGGCAAAGGATGATCCGGGAAGGAATAGAGGACGTGAAGAAAGCAGCTGCAAAAGCAGGAGTTAAGGGTGCTGAGTCGAAGTTCATAAATGCCCTTGCAGCAGAAATCTCAGCATTAAGagtagaaagagaaaaagagaggcgATATTATAGGGATGAAAATAAAGGACTTCAGGCTCAATTGAGGGACACAGCTGAAGCTGTGCAGGCTGCAGGAGAATTACTTGTGCGGCTGAAAGAAGCAGAAGAGGCTGTTGTGTCTTCCCAG AAGCGAGCCATGGAGGCAGAGAAAGAAACTGAGGAGGCCCACAAACAGGTTGAtagattgaagaaaaaacataaaaaggaGATTAGTGCCCTTAATGATCTCCTTATGGAATCTTGTTTACCCAGAGAAGCAATCCGACCAGTTTATGATGATACTCATATTGCCAAGTACGACACAGGGGAGGCTCATATTGCTAGTGATCAGAGATGGAGAGAGGAATTTGACTCATTCTATAATGGTGAAGATGGTGAGTTGCCAAAACTAACCGAATCCTCATCATGGTTCTCTGGTTATGATCGATGCAACATATAG